The genomic segment ctgaccttgtgatctgccctccttagccgcccaaagtgctgggattacaggcgtgagccaccgcgcccggccgtttttgtttgttttttgtttttgttttttttttgagacagagtctcactctgtcgcccaggctggagtgcagtggcgtgatctcggctcactgcaacctcggcctcctgggttcaagcgattctcctgcctcagcttcccgagtagctgggactacaggtgcccgccaccacgcccagctaatttttgcatttttggtagagacggggtttcaccatataggccaggatggtctcgatctcttgacctcatgatctacccacctcagcctcccaaagagccactgcacccagctatcaAAGGCATTAAATAAGACATATTTCTATGAGTAGGGGAATGGTAAATAGTAAACATCCATACAACttaaaagtcattaaaaagaattagATCTGTGAGGAAAGGGTTGAACCCAGTTTTAGTACATAGTTTCATGCCTTTGAGGCATGTATGTATTGCTCCATCTACATGACACATTTGCCCCTGTCCTTGTCTATGAAATCCTCACAGACAACTCACAAAAGTTCACATCAACTGACTTGTGAATCAACTGACAAGACTCAGTTTAACTATTGGTTCCTTTGTGAAGCCTCCCTTGACTCCCTAAACAGAAATGCCCACTCCCCTCCTTGTGCCCCCACAGTAATAGGGATCTACCTCCATTATACACTTATTTCTCTACTGCCTTTGTTTAGACGTCCGCCTCCTCCACGAGACTCCAAAAGGGCAAGCACCATGGCTTGTTCTTTGCACTGCTAGGACCCAGCGCAACCCTTAGCAGTAAATACTCCGGGACCTTTGCAGAGAAGCAGGGACGAGGGGACTTGGCAAGGGCTATGAAGACCTCCTGCCTCTCATCTGCGGGCAGCCTTAGAATTTTCCAGGTTGATTGCTGAGGACCAAATAGTCACACAGGGATCTACTTAGCACCTAAACTAATTCCTACCTTCAGGGAACCTTGTCATTCAGGATTCAGGTGCTCCTCTAGGACTGAAGGTGGCAAAACTGTGTGCCCTTTGGAAAAACTTCATGATAGATGAAAACAGGGCCAACATTGAGACTCAAACTCTTAGCTATGGAAGCCTGGGAGGCTGGTAGGTTTGGATGGTCTATGGCCTTCTGATGCCTCTACCACTGCAACACAAGTGTCCTTAATTGTCCAGAGTCCTATAAAAATAGATAGAAAACTAGGACCACTTTCAAGGGGCTTAGGCAAATACATAAAGTGCCTGAATTATACTCTAAAGCAGTAACAGGGTAGAGAACAGTAGTTaagtatgttttcctttttaaagaggGAATGAAAACTAAAGCAAGGGGCACCAGATTGAATTAATTCTTCACGTTGAAACAGTACCAGTATCCAGTGAATGTGTCCAACGTAGACACCAAACTAGATGATTCAAGCTCTAGATGGGTATTCTAGTTTCACATTTATGTATGAActaattaacaacaacaacaacaaaatcaccttTTAATTTTGCTacagtcctttttctttttttgagatggagtcttgttgtcacccaggctggagtgcagtggcacggtcttggctcactgcaacctccgcctcctgggttcaagtgattctcctgcctcagcctctagagtagctggcactataggcgcccgccaccacacctggctaatttttgtatttttagtagagatagggtttcagcatttttgccatgctggtctcgaactcctgaccttgtgacctgcctgcctcggcttcccaaagtgttgggattacaggcgttagccaccgggcccagcccaCAGTCCTAACCTTAGAAATCCTCAGTGgccgccaggcatggtggctcacacctgtaatcccagcactttgggaggccaaggcaggcggatcacttgaggtcgagagtttgagaccaggtcgaccaacatggagaaaccctgtctctactaaaaacacaattagccaggcatggtggcgcatgcctgtgattccaggtactcaggaatctgaggcaggagaattgcttgaacctgggaggcagaggttgcggtgagccaagattgtggcactgcactccagcctgggcaacaagagcaaaactccgtctcaaaaaaaaaaaaaaagaaaacctcagtgGCCAGGTACAGTAGGTCATGCTTATTACTCCAgtacattttgggaggccaaggcgagaggatcccttgagaccaggagtttgagaccagcctgggcaacagagcaagaccccatctctacaaaaaaaataaaatacattagccgggtgtggtggtatgcaccagtagtaccagctattcaggaggctgaggtgggataattgaacccaagagtttgaggctacagtgacatatgattgcaccactgctctccaacctaggtgacagcaaaagaccttgtctcttgaaaaacaaaaaatcctgagAGGTCATTTTTGAAACAAGCTTCAATGCAATGTATAATCAAATAACTTTCCTTGGTCCTTAAGTTATTCAAAataggtaatttcttttttttttttggaaacggagtctcgctctgtcgcccaggctggagtgcagtggccggatctcagctcactgcaagctccgcctcccgggtttacgccattctcctgcctcagcctcccgagtagctgggactacaggcgcccgccacctcgcccggctaattttttgtatttttagtagagacggggtttccccgtgttagccaggatggtctcgatctcctgaccttgtgatccgcccgtctcggcctcccaaagtgctgggattacaggcttgagccaccgcgcccggccgcggtaatttctaaatattaacaaaatacttTCAAGTTTCTATATCATGCTGCTAGCAACATCTCATTCTATGAACTAGACCAGCTCTGGCAATGAAGACCATATAGGAAATATTATTTATagtaaactttattttcattgatatttcacttaacataatttcAAAGTCAGTCTGTAATCTAAGATGAGCAAAAGAACAGATATTCTAAATCTCATAAGAGATTTTTTCACACTGTTCCTCAGAGCACGGAATGGGGTTTCAGGGCCCTCAAAGTTGACACCTAACATTTTACCCTTGAGATTTACCTATAGATACAGAAAGAAGAGATAACATCAATATACAAGAATCAATCTCTATGAGGGTCTCAATGAGCTCAAGTTATATCCTCATTATAACCTCTGTAGGGTTATAATGGTGACAACTGATTTTCCACCCCTCCGCCAAgtttgatgtctttttttttaggTAAAATGTCAGATGCAAAAATGCTGCACTTATTTCGGTTAACACATTGAAAATAGTGGAAGATGCAGATTTTTAATTCTTCATCAGTGCAAGCTTGAACATGACTTCTGCTAATGGGGTCTGTTGAACATACTAACTCCAACTTTGGCAGCCATCAGCAAACTGTTTAAAAGAAACAAGATAGAAAATGTCAGGTAAAGGACAGAACAGGCAACTATGTTTTTAAGGAACTAAACTCTGCAGGTTCCTCATAACTGCGTGGGGGAGGAGGTACTAAGGCAAGAGTGGTCAGAGGTAAAATTTCCATCCCTGGAGGAACCAGAGAAAAAGCAAGCCAAGGGACAGTCTCACACTGAGGTCTTAAAATAGCACACATGAGCTGGATCCTAATCCAACTGCCAATAATTTgaagagatgaagaaatggaggcaagagagagcaaggcCGCCCCACCCTCAGGGATCTGATAATGGTAGAATCTCCAGCCTCTCAGTTTACTGCTCTAGACCTTGCTCCACACTGACTCTTTTGCTTCAGGTATAACATTATACTGGTAGCATCACAACTATGATCAGAGCGGAGTATGCAATCTTTCTccaaatcagattttaaaaaattctcctgccttcaggaTGTCTTTATAATACTTAACaactaaattttttgttttaaagaaggttaaaatttttttttttcttttgatacggagtctcactcacctctgttgcccaggctgcagttcagcggcacaatttcggctcactgcaacctgtgcctcccaggttcaagcaattttcctgactcagtgtcccaagtagctgggattacaggaatgcaccatcatgcccggctcatttttgtattttttcatagagatggggtttcaccatgtgggcagactggtcttgaactcctgacctcaagtgatctggccgctttggcctcccaaagtgctgggattataggcgcgagccaccaaACCTAGCCtacaactaaattttttttttttttttttgagatggactcttgctctgtcccccaggcttgagtgcagtggcatgatctcagctcactgtaatctccacttcccaggttcaagcaattctccctgcttcagcctcccgagtagctgtgattacaagtgcccactaccacacccggctaatttttgtagttttcgtagagatgggatttcaccatgttggccaggatggtcttgaacccctgacctcaggtgatccgccagcctcggcctcccaaagtgctgggattacaggtgtgagccactatgcctggccacaactaaattttttaaaagccacaatTTGGTTTAGGTTTTATaatcaaaattagaaaacagggccgggagcagtgggtcacgcctataatctcagcattttgggaggccgaggtggacagatcatgaaatcaggagttcgagaccagcctggctaacgtggtgaaacaccgtctctaccaaaacaacgaaaatgagccaggtgtggtggtacacgcctgtaatcccagctactccagaggctgaggcatgagaatcacctgaacccgggaggtggacagtgattgcagtgagcagagatcacaccactgcactccatcctgggtgacagagcgatactctgtctcaaaaaaaaaaaaaaattagaaaagaggatTCAATCAAAATTCCCTTTTAGCAAAATTTTCTGTAAAAGACATCTACAcatctaagaaatatgggacccCCGCATCTTCCATGCAAGTCACACAAAAGGCTGCAGTCATGGCTTTGCAGGAAAACTTCTGCCACCATATAGGGAGGAGCTGGGATGGACCAGAAAGCAAACATGAGAACAAACCCATCTCCACAGTGAATGGATATACTCATGCCATTCTGACATTAAACCAGCTATTGTTTTTGAAGCATCTCCTATTAGTGTATAAATCAAATGTCAGCTGATGCATAGCATCAGATATCCTGAAACAAGTAAGGTTTTGAATGCATCAAGTATCCTGGGGAATAAACTGAACTCTACATGGTAAAGAAGAGTAACAAATGAAAGTACCTGGCACCTGCAATTAAACCTGCAGGCATGAATTTTCCAGAGTTGTAGAATCTCATTCCCATAATGCCAGCCAAGGTACCAGATGTAgctgatgaaaaaaatataaagaagggTTAAAACTCATTACATCTTCTACACAGGGGAATCAGAAGTGGGCCAAGCCCCACCCATCTCTCAAGGCTCACACCTCAGCCTATGCTTATTTCTCCTTCTCCAAGTGGGTGGAGACTACTGGCTGCCCACATCCTATGGGTCCAAGTATCAATACTGGCCAAATAGGGCCCTTCACAGCCTGGGCCCTGCCTGCCCTTCCAGCCTCATCTCTTACCACTTGTCTTCTGCAAAACCCCCCCTTTAGCCATCAACGTGTTAGTTTTCTCCAAAATGCTGCTGTTTCTCACACCCTGCAGACACTATTTCCTCTACCCTGCACGCAATTCCCACTGGGTAACTGTCAAAGCACCTACTACATGTCAAGcgctgtgctaggtgctggagaATACAAAGGTAATCATAACTGTCTCTGCCCTTTTACAGTGCTTCAGGTCTGATGGGACAGACTTTAAAGACTCACACAAATAAAAAGGCTTAGCCAAAAAAGTGAAGATTGGCTGAGATCTGAAATTACAGCAGGAATTAATGAGCTGAAGGATGGGAAGGcccattccaggcagaggggacagtATATGCAGAGGCCCGGTGGTGACAGGGAGCATGGCACATTCACCTTAAAAGGCCAGTGTGGCACAGAAGTCAAGTAAGAGGGGCCAGACCACATGGAACCTTGAAGGTCATACTGGGGATTGGGTTTTCATCCTAAGAGCAATGAGAAGCTGTTAAAGGCTACTAAGCAAAAGGACACATGAACAGAGtcgcattttttgtttgtttttgagaccgattctcgctctgtcgcccaggctagagtgcagtggtgtgatcttggctcactgcaacctacaactgccgggatcaagcaattctcaagtctcagcctcctgagtagctcagaccacaggcgaccgccaccgcatctggctaactttattttattttattaaagacccagtttcaccgtgttgcccatggtggtctcgaactcctgagctcaggcaatctaccctcctcggcctcccaaatctgaggtcaggagttacagaccagcctggacaacatggtgaaactcctgtctctactaaaaatagaaaaatcagccgggcatgttAGCGGacacctgaatcccagctacccggaacgctgagacgggagaattgcttgaacccagtaggtggaggttgcagtgagccaagactgtgccactacactctggcctgggcaatacagtgagactctgtctcaaaaaaagggaagTTTATGAAGGGGAAGGAGACAAGCACATCTGAATATCAATGGGGGGATCCACCTAAGAGGAGGAATACAAATACAAGACAGGATGCTTGCCAGTGTAAAGGTCTGGAGAAGGTCAGGGAGAAGACACTCAGAGCACAGAGGAGGACACTGGTGTTGGAGAGGAGGGAAAACAGGACGAGGTGAGGCTTGCAGATTAAAGGTTCCAGGGAGTCCCCACCTGATGGCTGCTGTTTTTTCTCTACAATAGGCATGAGGTCATTTGCTGAGTGGAGCAGGatcagagaaagggaaaaagcagGCTCAAAGTCATTCTGCAGCATGAGGGAGGGAGCTGTTAGGCAGAGCCGCGACCTGGACGCACCTCCTTCCCCAGCACACCCCATTAGCCATCACTGACCTCCCTTCCCAACCCCGGCTGACGGGTACAGATCACACGGCTTCTCCCTCCCACATGGCACTCACTCTCACACGGGGTTTGTGGAGACAGTGAGGAACCCACACTCCCAGCAGCGTCTGACACATGGGTGGAGCCCCACAGAAATGTGCTGAAAGCCACCCTGATAAGGACTCCTCGGTCCCCCACCCCACTCACTGTCCATGCCGCTCACAGGGTACATTTCCAGTTCTGCTTCTATgcccatgttttttgttttttgacacggagtcttgctctgtctcccaggctggagtacagtggcgtgatctcagctcactgcaatctctgcctcccaggttcaagcgattctcctgcctcagcctcccaggtagctgggactacaggcgcctgccaccatatccagctaatttttgtatttttagtagagacggagtttcaccatgttgggcaggctggtcttgaactcctcaccttgtgatccgctcacctcggccttccaaagtgctgggattactggtgtgagcagTCACATTTAGCTAACTGCTAAAGAGGTGATTTTCAAATGGAGAAATTGCAACTCGGATGCAAACCTAACCCAGATGTGTGATGTTTTAGGGATACTGAGGCCAGTGGTCTTTCATGGGCAACCTCAACGGCTGACAGATTTCCCTTATAGAAGTTTAATGCTACTGGGTAAATACATTCACGAGGTATGGAAATCCTTCCATGTTCTGTAcataaaagataaacagaaacCAGTACAAATCCTGCCTCTGCACCCTCATTTTAAAACTTGCTGAGGACTTGGTAGAAGAAGTGAAACTGTCATAGGGTAAGTGTGAAGACCTCACCCCATCCCACCAAACCAGGGTCGTTTGGAAAAGAGTATTCTGGAAACACAGCTGCCCTAAGGAGACGCTGAAGCAGACATACCTAGGAAAACCCAAACGTTCCTTGGATCCTGAGACAGCTGGTAAGCACCCAAGCCGGCTAGGCTGCCGAAGAGCAGCCCCGCAGCGAGGGACGGCACGCTGCctaaagggaagcaaacacagcTCGCATTTTTAACATGAGGCACTTATTTCACTAACGGAATCCACCAGACCCCCATCCCTACAAAGGAGGACAGCACAGAGAACTCTCAACACAGCTCATAGCCAAGGTGGACTCAAGCAGGAAGATGTTTCGGGGAGTGTGCTATCTTCTCAGAGAAGTCAGGGTCTTCCCACCCCATTTTTCTCTCCTCTAATAGGCAGGGCACTTCCAtctaaggaaaggaaagaaggccaTCTTCCCTCTTTAGATGGAACTATGGCTAGTGGCTAGGCCTTCTTTCTAAACAGGCCTGATCAACCATGAAGGGCTGGAGCTGTGTACAGGCAGGACCTCCAGCAAATCACAAAAGGAGAGGGAAATAGGGCCagtcaattaaataaaaatacaaagacctGGACAATAAGAATTCTGgtgtgggggttggggtgggaatGCAGGCAAGGACTAGGTGGCAGAAACAAGCACAGCCACTGACACACCCCTGCCTGGCCTAATGAGGAGACTTCAAAATACCAGTCTGTGTAGACCAGAGGTTTCCTCCTACCTGAGCCTGGAGATAGCACTTGGGGGTCGTGGCTGATGCACGGTAGTCAATGATAATAACAAACTACAACCACCCCTGCCTATCTTTAGATAAAGAGGCAAAAACAAGTAATGCCACAAGAGGCCTGGCTCAGCTTCACCAGATAACCAGAAGGCAAGTGCAGGAGCTGCAACACTGACAAGGAagcctgcactccagcttggggaccTACAGCAAACCTGACTCAAATGAGCTTGCTTCTCAGGGGTACCCGGGCACTCACATTTCACTGGAACAACGTGAAAATGTTAAGAGGCTAAGTAACAACAAAACCATACCTGCTTTTACATAGCCAATAATCCCACCAGAAGCAACCAGTGCTGCATAGCCAAAGCCAAACCAATGCAAAGGCACTCTGAAAACACGAGAGAGAAGTCAGTGTTAACCTGGCTTTAAAAACAAACCATATTGTCATAGGATGAGACTAAAAGGTCATCATTCCCCACAGGTTCTATCACTGAAAATAAGGCCCACAGAGGTTGAATGACTTTCTGAGAGTCACACAACTTAGCAAAGccagagctgggactcaaacccaAGTCTCTGGCCCACAggtccagtgatcctcccattccCCACGCAATCCCAGGCAGTCTACTCTTAGGGTTCTTTTCAGCTGAGGAAAGGAACTCTGGTTTCCAGAAGCTCCTGGCTACTCCATACCCATTTCCTGTCCACTCACACTGAGCCGGTGTCCGGCATTCTTCTCTTCTCTGTCCAGACAGGAGACTACCCCAGGCCTGCACCTGCGGAAAACAAGCTGGATCAGAGGTGGTTAAAAGCACAGCTCTCCAGCAGTCCAAAAGAAGTGTGTCCAACCCGCAAGCTACGCACCCTAAATCTCAGTATCCTTCACGTACCATGAGGATAACACTGGTACCAATTTCCTGGGGCTGTTGTGACTATTCAATAGATTTCACATGTAAAGGTGCTTAGCACATAATAAACGCTGAACAGATGCCAACCATTGTCACAAAAACCTTAGTTCTAATCACATAGGCCCACAGGAAACTCAGCAAGATCCACTGACAGCTCTATAATCAGGTGATGCATTAGTCATTTCATTAGCTACCCACATTACCACAAAGTTGAAAAGCAAGTACTCCTGTGCCCTTAACCCAACTACCTTAATGTCTCTTTTGAGAGAAGGTAGGACTGCTGCTTTTCATCCCTGCTGCAACAGCCAATTTCAATACTCAACTTTTTTTAGAAACTTCTGTGTCCAACTCACAGTTCTTGTTAGGAGGGCAGAAGGGGAGGATAAAATATATGGAAACACTGGTCATATTCACATGTGACATTGCATCCTCGGAAAAACAGCTCCTATTTTCTTACAGAGTATCCAGCATGCAGCGAGCCTAACAAGATGAAAGCAATGCACACCCCGTGTATTCTGTTTAAAGAAttaggccatgtgcagtggctcacgcctgtaatcccagtactttgcgaggccgaggcaggcggatcacctagggttaggagttcaagaccagcctggccaacatggtgaaacccattgtctactaaaaaatatttaaaaagcaatcgggcatggtggcatgtgcctgtaatcccagcttcttgggaggctgaggtgggaggatggcttgagcccaggaggcagaggctgcaatgacaCATATTCAGgctactgcactcaagcctgggcgacagagtgagaccctccctcaaggaccaaaaaaaaacaaaaattaagtttCCATAAAACAGGGAAGGGCAGGGGGCTTGGGATCTTGCCCACAGTTCTTAACTCGAGGCGGCACTGAGTTAGCGAGGCTTTTAAAGAGATGGAGCAACAAAACCACCAAGAAACCAGGCAACACTACGCCACATGGGTAAGCCTTTGCTCAGGAGATCAGGGACTCCGCGCGTGCACAACTTCTtttaagaaaagcagaaaaggcgcctgtagtcccagctactcaggaggctgaggcaggagaatggcgtaaacccaggaggcggagcttgcagtgagccgagatcgcgccactgcactccagcctgggcgacagagcgagactccgtctcaaaaaacaaacaaaaaaaaaaagaaaaagaaaaagaaaagcagaaaataccCAACGAGAAAAGCACCGACCACACGGCCTAAAGGCCCGGCTGAATCGGGGGGACGAAAAGCAGACGGCCGTGAAACTCCTAAATAATCCCTAAAAGTTAAAAGTGGcagaaataataagaataatcCCAAATACTCGCACCGGTCTCACGAAGGCCCGGGCTGTCTACAAGGGCGCGCAAGCCGCGGTGACAACAGCGAGATGTCGCCGGAAACGCGGCGGCGGACGCTCTACGTCCCGGTGGCGGGGTGAGGCGAGGGGCGCGGCTCTGTGCTGCGTGCGCAGTGTCCCGGGAGAGGGGCGGGCAGAGAACGGGGACGGTGCTTGAGCCACCGAGTAGCAGCTAGCGCCCTGCATTCAGGGCGTGAGGAGTGGGGCGGGGCATCGCGGCGAGCGCCCCAGTCCAGGGAACTGGGCGGGGAATCTCTGTGCTTCCCCAGTCCACAGCGCCTGCGGGGCCGACCAGCACCAGTCCCAGGTCCAACCCTGAGTGGCCAAAAGCCGGCAACCCGGAGTTGCACGAGCTGGACCACGTGAGCTCGGCCAGGCCAGAGGTGGAGGCCACCGCTGCGGGAGGAGGGCATCTGAGGCTGGATTTTGAAGGACCCCATTAACAGAGGGACAAGTTACAGGGTATAAACCAGATGCCGGTCATCAGGGAGGAGTGTCACTCAAGCCCGATCTTGTTTGTTTACACCAGGAAGGGCCTGCCTTCTACCTGTAAGAAAATATGGCGGCTGCAGAATAATGTGGCTCAATGCCAAATATCTGTTTGTTTTAGGGAGTGAGGCTACTTGAGAAGCATCATAAGGGGGGATAGGGAGTGAGTTAAACCTGATTTTTACCCAGCTCTGTGGATCCCGAATGCCCACAGCATGATGTTATCTCCATTTCCACTTCCGAGCCGCTCCTGTTCCCTGTGTTTCCTGCACCACCATTGTCAGTTGCTCTACACTAAAGTTTGCTGTCATCGTTgacttctccctctccttcatcCCCTACAAGTATCAACATAGACAAATCTGATCAATATAATCGTCTCGGAATAAAGCAGATTCCAGcgcggtctttttttttttctttgatacggagtctcgctcttgcccaggctggagtccagtgtgcgacctcggctcactgcaacctctgcctcctaggttccactgattatcctgcctcagcctcctgagtagctggga from the Macaca mulatta isolate MMU2019108-1 chromosome 4, T2T-MMU8v2.0, whole genome shotgun sequence genome contains:
- the TMEM14C gene encoding transmembrane protein 14C, which codes for MPDTGSVVPLHWFGFGYAALVASGGIIGYVKAGSVPSLAAGLLFGSLAGLGAYQLSQDPRNVWVFLATSGTLAGIMGMRFYNSGKFMPAGLIAGASLLMAAKVGVSMFNRPH